Proteins encoded together in one Chryseobacterium taklimakanense window:
- a CDS encoding fumarate reductase/succinate dehydrogenase flavoprotein subunit, whose amino-acid sequence MSKLDSKIPHGPLAEKWTNHKNHMNLVAPNNRDKIDIIVVGTGLAGGSAAATLAEQGYNVKAFCYQDSPRRAHSIAAQGGINAAKNYQGDGDSTYRLFYDTIKGGDYRAREANVYRLAEVSANIIDQCVAQGVPFGREYGGQLDNRSFGGVQVKRTFYAKGQTGQQLLLGAYSAMSRQIGKGRIKMYNRHEMMDLVIVDGKARGIIARNLVTGEIERHSAHAVVIASGGYGNVYFLSTNAMGSNVSAAWKIHKKGAYFANPCFVQIHPTCIPVHGTQQSKLTLMSESLRNSGRIWVPKNIEDAEAIRAGKLRPENIKEEDRDYYLERRYPAFGNLVPRDVASRAAKERCDAGYGIENNDTKEGVYLDFSTEIMKKGKEAAIEKNIHNPSQQQIYDLGKAWVEEKYGNLFVMYEKITADNPYVTPMKIYPAVHYTMGGIWVDYNLQSTIPGCFVIGEANFSDHGANRLGASALMQGLADGYFVLPYTIADYLSADIRTGAIPTNSEAFDAAEKEVKEKINFFLTNNGKYSVDHFHKKLGHIMWNKVGMGRTPEGLREAIAEIAQVREEFWRDVKVPGDANEMNMELEKAFRVADFLELGQLMAKDALERNESCGGHFRWDHATEEGEAERDDENYMYAACWEYQGADINAEVMHKEPLIYENIEVKQRSYK is encoded by the coding sequence ATGAGCAAATTAGATTCAAAAATTCCACACGGTCCTTTAGCGGAAAAGTGGACTAATCATAAAAATCATATGAACCTGGTTGCGCCCAACAACCGTGACAAGATCGACATCATCGTTGTAGGAACAGGTTTGGCGGGTGGTTCTGCTGCAGCAACTTTGGCTGAGCAGGGCTATAACGTAAAAGCATTCTGCTACCAGGATTCACCGAGAAGAGCGCACTCTATTGCGGCTCAGGGTGGTATCAATGCTGCTAAAAACTATCAGGGTGACGGCGACTCCACTTACAGGTTATTCTACGATACTATTAAAGGTGGCGACTACCGTGCAAGAGAGGCGAACGTTTACCGTTTGGCAGAAGTTTCTGCAAACATCATAGACCAGTGTGTGGCGCAGGGCGTTCCGTTTGGTAGAGAATACGGCGGACAGCTGGATAACCGTTCATTCGGCGGGGTTCAGGTTAAAAGAACTTTCTATGCTAAAGGTCAAACCGGACAGCAGCTTTTACTTGGAGCATATTCCGCAATGAGCCGCCAGATCGGGAAAGGCCGCATCAAGATGTATAACCGTCACGAGATGATGGATTTAGTCATTGTTGATGGTAAAGCAAGAGGTATTATCGCCAGAAACCTGGTTACCGGCGAAATCGAAAGACATTCTGCACACGCTGTAGTCATAGCATCCGGTGGTTACGGAAACGTTTATTTCCTATCAACCAATGCAATGGGATCCAATGTTTCTGCGGCCTGGAAAATTCATAAAAAAGGAGCGTATTTCGCAAATCCTTGTTTCGTACAGATTCACCCGACCTGTATTCCTGTTCACGGTACGCAGCAGTCGAAACTGACTTTGATGTCTGAATCTTTAAGAAACTCCGGAAGAATCTGGGTTCCTAAAAATATTGAAGATGCAGAGGCTATTCGCGCAGGTAAGCTGAGACCAGAAAATATTAAAGAAGAAGACAGAGATTATTATCTGGAAAGAAGATATCCTGCCTTCGGAAACCTTGTTCCCCGTGACGTGGCTTCCAGAGCGGCAAAAGAAAGATGCGATGCCGGATACGGAATCGAAAATAATGATACCAAAGAAGGTGTTTACCTCGATTTCTCTACAGAAATTATGAAAAAAGGTAAAGAAGCCGCGATTGAAAAGAATATTCACAATCCGTCGCAGCAGCAGATTTATGATTTAGGAAAAGCTTGGGTTGAAGAAAAATACGGAAACCTTTTCGTGATGTACGAAAAAATTACCGCAGACAACCCTTATGTGACGCCGATGAAGATCTATCCGGCAGTTCACTATACGATGGGCGGTATTTGGGTTGATTATAATTTACAGTCCACAATTCCAGGATGTTTCGTGATTGGTGAAGCGAATTTCTCCGACCACGGTGCGAACAGACTGGGTGCTTCCGCATTAATGCAAGGTTTAGCCGATGGTTATTTCGTATTGCCTTATACAATTGCAGATTATCTTTCTGCAGACATCAGAACCGGTGCAATCCCGACCAATTCTGAAGCATTTGATGCTGCAGAAAAAGAGGTGAAGGAGAAAATCAATTTCTTCCTTACCAACAACGGTAAATATTCTGTGGATCATTTCCACAAAAAATTGGGCCACATAATGTGGAACAAGGTTGGAATGGGCAGAACACCAGAAGGTTTAAGAGAAGCGATTGCGGAAATTGCCCAGGTTCGCGAAGAATTCTGGAGAGATGTAAAAGTTCCGGGAGATGCCAACGAGATGAATATGGAACTGGAGAAAGCATTCAGAGTTGCCGATTTCCTTGAATTGGGCCAACTGATGGCGAAAGACGCTTTGGAAAGAAACGAATCCTGCGGCGGACACTTCCGTTGGGATCACGCCACTGAAGAAGGCGAAGCCGAGAGAGATGACGAAAACTACATGTACGCCGCCTGCTGGGAATACCAGGGTGCAGACATCAATGCTGAGGTAATGCACAAGGAACCTTTGATCTATGAAAATATTGAAGTGAAACAAAGAAGTTATAAATAA
- a CDS encoding succinate dehydrogenase cytochrome b subunit produces MAGLTSSTIGRKYAMALSAMFLLIFLVMHLSVNMLSVFGEDGPFNAASYFMGYNPAVQFLMQPILIFAVFFHFIMGFILETRNNKARPVKYAVNNGKANSTWMSRNMIISGAVVLAFLALHMYDFWMHEMTYKYVPGEGDPTDMTRFWGELHEKFADPLRVGFYVISFVLLGLHLAHGFQSSFQSIGARHPKYTPVIKTLGNWYSILIPAGFIFIALFHFLTQ; encoded by the coding sequence ATGGCAGGTTTAACGAGTTCTACTATCGGTAGAAAGTATGCAATGGCATTGTCTGCAATGTTTTTGCTGATTTTCCTTGTGATGCACCTTTCGGTTAATATGCTTTCCGTTTTTGGGGAAGACGGACCGTTTAATGCGGCATCCTATTTTATGGGCTACAATCCCGCAGTCCAGTTTCTGATGCAGCCGATCCTGATTTTCGCTGTATTTTTCCATTTCATTATGGGCTTTATCCTCGAGACGAGAAACAACAAAGCAAGACCGGTAAAATATGCCGTGAACAACGGTAAGGCCAACTCTACCTGGATGTCGAGAAACATGATAATTTCAGGAGCTGTAGTTTTGGCATTTCTGGCGCTGCACATGTACGATTTCTGGATGCACGAGATGACGTACAAATACGTGCCGGGCGAAGGTGATCCTACAGATATGACACGTTTCTGGGGCGAACTTCACGAGAAATTTGCGGATCCGCTACGAGTTGGTTTCTATGTGATTTCGTTTGTGCTTTTAGGGCTTCACCTGGCGCACGGTTTCCAGTCGTCGTTCCAGTCCATCGGGGCAAGACATCCAAAGTATACGCCGGTGATTAAAACTTTAGGAAACTGGTATTCAATCCTTATTCCTGCAGGTTTTATCTTCATCGCACTGTTTCACTTTTTAACTCAGTAA
- a CDS encoding S8 family serine peptidase: protein MTNSTLGIIKVRKRGLLLASSLLSVVMYAQTETEARKIRSLSNTAETVNFQKIREKEMPSPQELMAKAKQMNIKYSDEYNGKMFQLVGFDEKGMPLYYETTNAGAAAGTGADVLNDLSGPYKLDGEGVNVFEWDGGAVRVAHQEFGGRAKQMDSPLSTSDHATHVAGTLIAAGVDKKAKGMAYKANLKAYDWTSDLTEMAAAAANNAMLMSNHSYGFTGGFSYGSSSGNTGWHWMGDDSETEFIGFGQYRTTDGDWDFLLTRNPYYLPVKAAGNPRGDGPAPGGLHYVRILENGKYVWKTSTKVRQVNGGVDGFDTVNQGATSKNTLIVAAAEKLPYGYRNPQDVKIASFSAFGPTDDGRIKPDITGIGVDLYSTNSTGNADYFSISGTSMASPNVTGNIALLQQHFNRLNASFMKSATTRALVIHTAKEAGDAPGPDYKHGWGLLDSKKAAEVISVRNKYSLLREETLENGSLKEIDLVASGNEPLKVTIAWTDPRPAVLSNPSVLDDPAKMLVNDLDIKITDGTNEYRPWVLDPANPAAPATTGDNVRDNVEQIVINNPTPGATYKLVVSHKGILKKNELGTLNTVKLVDAASQDFSLVASGIKKDVQKDLAVSEVKVLAESTEYSTKTPVQISYANIGALPVQEANIITTLKNKASGEVLATITSPVANLAAGEKQTLTIELDLSKPFIAYEIQTKAEFANDEVEVNNYANTSAYTTVVDLVPQGTMHTFGFEDDFVLNGWTSEDIDGNGRTWYKYNGASFAKNGSSFAINFANLAKGSNDWLFSNPLRLKANTKYLISFHASKLRDMAEPLQVFFGKEAKSAAMLTAVSPVIQAQSTYKQYIYEVMPTEDGVYHFGFQQKVDTNVQSYAVFVDDVVVKRAEDKPTAAFTASKTNPTSFENIILNNETVVSPSLATSYSWTVAPATFEYITGNANTASPTIKFNAEGVYAVTLKATNSFGSDELTKTSYITVKNTATTAGFSANKTYLFEGEQVAFSNSSAGNPAPTSYVWNITPSTGFTYAAGSSSTSKNPTVVFNKKGVYTVSLTAKSLMNEDTVEKKDYITVDSYNSPVRNLSHVLDSSTKDVKLTWVRPEMLNNYFESFENAGAVTPGYTFYDENKDGKNWVVRANTVSGGLSFIYSKTGTYGMVSYSYSGGLAIDADNWMITDKLKKGSEILKFSAYAPFPEDVEVYVVPAPASGSAPTLDEVKAGHKVLDQRFENENFEDVTVNIKSKTGSDFFLAFYHKTKKEADAWYLAVDDITLGYDNSLPATGASKNAKKVVEQLNETKAEMKKVKEGITLSADEKFVQNSQNSQPVTFAATKYPELLGYDVKKNDVTIQEIRDISTTVATDNVNGAQGQVKYDVYAVYSDGKTSVPQTVIVDLTTLAADDIKVDKAGLVVYPNPSSGLFIIDGGASVTALDAKVYDMGGKLILDKKSKERKLDLDLTRFGKGVYILNAVDQNGKRVSVKLIVK from the coding sequence ATGACAAACTCTACTCTGGGTATCATCAAGGTAAGAAAAAGAGGATTACTGCTTGCCAGCTCTCTTCTTTCTGTAGTGATGTATGCACAAACTGAAACCGAAGCAAGGAAAATTAGGAGCCTTAGTAATACCGCGGAAACGGTTAATTTTCAGAAAATTAGGGAAAAAGAAATGCCATCACCACAAGAGCTGATGGCAAAAGCTAAACAAATGAACATTAAATATTCTGATGAATATAATGGGAAAATGTTTCAGCTGGTTGGGTTTGATGAGAAAGGAATGCCGCTTTATTATGAAACCACAAATGCCGGTGCAGCCGCCGGTACTGGTGCCGATGTACTTAATGATCTATCGGGGCCCTATAAATTGGATGGGGAAGGAGTAAATGTCTTTGAGTGGGATGGCGGCGCAGTGCGCGTAGCCCACCAGGAATTTGGAGGACGCGCCAAACAGATGGATTCTCCCTTAAGCACAAGTGACCATGCTACACACGTTGCGGGAACCCTTATTGCAGCCGGTGTGGACAAAAAAGCAAAAGGAATGGCTTACAAAGCTAACTTAAAGGCTTATGACTGGACTTCCGATTTAACGGAAATGGCGGCAGCAGCGGCAAACAACGCTATGTTAATGTCTAACCACTCCTATGGATTTACCGGAGGGTTTTCTTACGGTTCTAGTTCCGGGAATACAGGTTGGCATTGGATGGGAGATGATTCCGAAACTGAATTTATTGGCTTCGGACAATACCGGACTACCGACGGGGACTGGGATTTTCTACTTACCCGGAATCCTTATTATCTACCTGTAAAAGCAGCCGGAAACCCAAGAGGAGACGGCCCCGCACCAGGAGGTCTGCATTATGTAAGGATTTTAGAGAACGGTAAATACGTATGGAAAACCTCTACTAAAGTAAGACAGGTAAACGGCGGTGTAGATGGATTTGATACAGTAAACCAAGGCGCAACTTCTAAAAACACCTTAATTGTAGCAGCTGCAGAAAAGCTTCCCTACGGCTACAGAAATCCGCAAGATGTGAAAATTGCCTCTTTCAGTGCATTTGGGCCCACAGATGACGGACGTATAAAACCGGATATTACAGGTATTGGTGTTGATCTATATTCCACCAATTCCACCGGAAATGCAGATTATTTTTCGATAAGCGGCACGTCTATGGCATCTCCAAATGTTACAGGAAATATCGCTTTGTTACAACAGCACTTCAACAGACTAAATGCTTCGTTTATGAAGAGTGCAACTACAAGAGCTTTGGTAATTCATACGGCAAAAGAAGCGGGAGATGCCCCGGGGCCAGATTATAAACATGGTTGGGGTTTATTAGATTCTAAAAAAGCTGCAGAAGTTATCTCTGTAAGAAACAAATATTCATTACTAAGAGAAGAAACATTGGAAAACGGAAGCTTGAAAGAGATAGATTTAGTGGCTTCCGGAAATGAACCATTAAAGGTGACGATTGCTTGGACGGATCCAAGACCTGCAGTATTATCTAATCCAAGTGTTTTGGATGACCCTGCCAAAATGTTGGTAAATGATTTAGATATAAAGATTACCGATGGAACCAATGAGTACAGGCCTTGGGTTCTGGATCCCGCCAATCCTGCTGCACCAGCAACAACGGGTGATAACGTAAGAGACAATGTGGAGCAAATCGTCATTAATAATCCTACGCCGGGAGCAACTTATAAACTGGTGGTTTCTCATAAAGGGATATTAAAGAAAAACGAGTTAGGCACACTAAACACTGTGAAATTAGTAGATGCAGCTTCGCAAGATTTTTCTTTAGTAGCATCCGGAATTAAAAAAGATGTCCAGAAGGATTTGGCAGTAAGCGAAGTGAAAGTGTTAGCAGAAAGTACTGAGTATTCTACTAAAACGCCGGTTCAAATTTCGTACGCTAATATTGGCGCATTGCCTGTACAGGAGGCAAACATTATTACAACTCTAAAAAATAAAGCAAGTGGTGAGGTTTTGGCAACCATCACTTCACCAGTCGCTAATTTGGCTGCTGGCGAAAAACAAACTTTAACGATAGAGCTGGATCTTTCAAAGCCGTTCATTGCCTATGAAATTCAGACAAAAGCAGAGTTTGCAAATGATGAAGTGGAGGTGAATAATTACGCAAATACGTCCGCATATACCACAGTAGTAGATTTAGTTCCTCAAGGCACAATGCACACTTTCGGTTTTGAAGATGATTTTGTTCTGAATGGATGGACTTCGGAAGATATCGATGGAAACGGAAGAACATGGTATAAGTACAATGGAGCTTCATTTGCTAAAAATGGAAGCAGTTTTGCAATAAATTTTGCCAACCTAGCCAAAGGCAGCAACGACTGGTTGTTCTCTAATCCATTGAGATTGAAAGCTAATACTAAATACTTGATTTCTTTCCACGCAAGTAAGTTGAGAGATATGGCGGAACCGCTTCAGGTTTTCTTCGGTAAAGAAGCGAAAAGCGCCGCAATGCTTACGGCGGTAAGTCCGGTTATTCAGGCACAATCAACCTATAAACAATACATTTATGAGGTTATGCCTACGGAAGACGGGGTTTATCACTTCGGATTCCAGCAGAAAGTAGATACAAATGTACAGTCTTATGCTGTTTTTGTAGATGATGTAGTGGTTAAAAGAGCTGAAGATAAGCCTACCGCCGCCTTTACTGCAAGCAAAACAAATCCAACGTCATTCGAAAATATCATTTTGAATAATGAAACTGTAGTATCGCCTTCGTTGGCAACAAGCTATAGCTGGACGGTTGCACCTGCCACTTTCGAATATATTACTGGTAATGCAAATACAGCATCGCCAACGATAAAATTCAACGCAGAAGGGGTTTATGCTGTTACACTAAAGGCAACTAATTCATTTGGAAGCGATGAGTTAACCAAAACATCCTATATAACGGTAAAAAATACGGCGACCACGGCTGGTTTTTCTGCGAACAAAACTTATCTGTTTGAAGGAGAGCAAGTAGCCTTCAGCAACAGCTCCGCGGGAAATCCTGCACCTACGTCATACGTTTGGAATATTACTCCATCCACAGGATTTACTTATGCTGCGGGCTCATCTTCAACATCTAAAAACCCAACTGTAGTGTTCAATAAAAAAGGTGTTTATACAGTGAGTCTTACTGCAAAATCCTTAATGAACGAAGACACCGTGGAGAAAAAAGACTATATCACCGTAGATTCTTATAATAGCCCGGTGAGAAACCTGTCGCACGTATTGGATTCATCTACAAAAGATGTAAAACTAACCTGGGTAAGACCGGAAATGTTGAATAATTACTTTGAAAGCTTTGAAAATGCAGGAGCGGTCACGCCGGGCTATACTTTCTACGATGAAAATAAAGACGGTAAAAACTGGGTGGTCAGAGCTAATACTGTAAGTGGGGGCCTATCCTTTATTTACTCGAAAACAGGAACCTACGGGATGGTGTCTTATTCTTACTCCGGAGGCTTAGCCATTGATGCAGATAACTGGATGATAACAGATAAATTGAAAAAGGGTTCAGAGATATTGAAATTCAGTGCTTATGCTCCGTTTCCTGAAGACGTAGAAGTTTACGTGGTGCCAGCACCGGCTTCTGGCAGCGCCCCAACGCTGGACGAGGTAAAGGCGGGACATAAAGTATTGGATCAGAGATTTGAAAATGAGAATTTTGAAGATGTAACGGTTAATATCAAATCGAAGACGGGTTCAGATTTCTTCCTAGCCTTCTACCATAAAACCAAAAAGGAGGCAGACGCTTGGTATTTGGCGGTGGATGATATTACACTAGGCTATGATAATTCTCTTCCGGCAACTGGGGCTTCTAAAAACGCAAAAAAAGTTGTGGAACAGTTGAATGAAACGAAAGCTGAAATGAAAAAGGTAAAAGAAGGAATTACACTGTCGGCCGACGAAAAATTTGTTCAAAATAGCCAGAATAGCCAGCCAGTAACCTTCGCAGCCACAAAATATCCTGAACTTCTTGGATATGATGTGAAGAAAAACGACGTTACTATACAAGAAATTCGTGATATCAGCACTACAGTTGCAACTGATAATGTTAATGGAGCGCAGGGGCAAGTGAAATATGATGTTTATGCGGTATATTCCGATGGAAAAACATCTGTGCCACAAACTGTTATAGTGGATTTAACCACACTTGCGGCCGATGATATTAAAGTTGATAAAGCGGGCCTTGTAGTATATCCAAACCCGTCTTCCGGATTATTTATTATTGATGGAGGTGCAAGTGTTACAGCGTTAGACGCTAAAGTTTACGATATGGGTGGAAAATTGATCTTGGACAAAAAATCCAAAGAAAGAAAACTCGATCTTGATCTTACCCGTTTTGGAAAAGGAGTTTATATATTGAATGCTGTTGATCAAAATGGAAAGCGCGTTTCTGTGAAATTAATCGTTAAATAG
- a CDS encoding ComEC/Rec2 family competence protein has protein sequence MRKQPLLISLVSFIVGILLYDRFPVDSLYIYNALALSLITLGFAIFQFKKFRSFAVVVFFCVLGAFTHFLNFKKPQIPTFDGKQNMVFQLRKKLNSSEKYRRYEVEILKVVNSDSAPFNAVVSVPKADEQLDFTKYYQTETYINRVEPPNNNFQFNYAKYLSRKNIFHQAFINGELITVPKKTLTVSEKIKQQRLNALQNIDHSSLQPRNKEFLKGIILADRTEMDDETVSDFNKSGLVHLLAISGTHMVIIFWLLIWVLRKLIPLKFKNLSIILALVFIWFFAIFIDYGSSVLRSCIMITAYYVFVLLQRKSDLLHALALAGFMILIFDTNQIYDVGFQLSFLAVLGIYWLNQPILRYLPKPKNNFQNFLVNIPSVSLSAQLATLPLVIYYFHQYSLVSILANLIIIPFSEIIIISSLVMTVLLVFKIDFSLFNLIYDFMVNTLLSAIKWFANLDFAFFKNIPMTLLEASLLLLSFYFLRDVLLKKDFKSAVRFSYGMLIFFALRISLNFYHYQRDEVLATSYFRDIVLVSKHHGEAVFYIREKSKPDKIEKYIVESYLNSRRIKDFKIETVKPNVSAVKIGKKVYKLDD, from the coding sequence TTGCGAAAACAACCTCTACTCATTTCTTTGGTCAGCTTTATTGTCGGGATTCTTCTTTACGACAGGTTTCCGGTGGATTCGCTTTACATCTATAATGCGCTGGCTTTATCGCTGATCACTTTAGGATTCGCAATTTTCCAGTTCAAAAAATTCAGGAGCTTTGCGGTAGTTGTTTTCTTCTGTGTTTTAGGAGCCTTTACACATTTTTTGAATTTTAAAAAGCCACAGATCCCTACTTTTGACGGCAAACAAAACATGGTTTTTCAGCTGCGGAAAAAACTGAATTCCAGTGAGAAATACAGAAGATACGAAGTGGAGATCTTAAAGGTTGTAAATTCTGACTCAGCGCCGTTCAATGCCGTTGTTTCAGTTCCGAAAGCCGACGAGCAGCTGGATTTTACAAAATATTATCAAACGGAAACCTATATCAACAGGGTTGAGCCGCCTAATAACAATTTTCAATTCAATTATGCCAAATATTTAAGCCGGAAAAACATCTTCCATCAGGCGTTTATCAATGGTGAGCTTATTACAGTTCCCAAAAAAACCCTCACCGTTTCTGAAAAAATAAAGCAGCAAAGGCTGAATGCTCTTCAGAATATTGATCACTCATCCCTTCAGCCAAGAAATAAGGAATTTTTAAAGGGAATCATTCTCGCTGACCGGACGGAGATGGACGACGAAACAGTTTCGGATTTCAATAAGTCTGGCTTGGTGCATCTTTTGGCCATTTCGGGAACGCATATGGTGATTATCTTTTGGCTGCTGATATGGGTTCTAAGGAAATTAATCCCATTGAAATTCAAGAATTTATCAATAATTCTAGCATTGGTTTTCATCTGGTTTTTTGCCATTTTTATTGATTATGGAAGTTCGGTTTTGCGCAGCTGCATTATGATTACGGCATATTACGTGTTTGTGCTCCTGCAGCGAAAATCGGATCTGCTGCACGCTTTGGCGTTGGCTGGATTTATGATTTTAATTTTTGATACCAATCAGATTTATGATGTCGGTTTTCAATTGAGTTTTCTGGCTGTTTTAGGGATTTACTGGCTCAATCAGCCGATCTTGAGATATCTGCCTAAACCCAAAAACAATTTCCAGAATTTTTTAGTGAATATTCCTTCAGTCAGTTTGAGTGCACAGCTTGCCACCCTGCCGCTGGTGATCTATTATTTCCATCAGTATTCTCTGGTTTCAATTTTGGCGAACCTGATCATTATTCCGTTTTCGGAAATTATTATCATTTCTTCGCTCGTTATGACCGTTCTGTTAGTTTTTAAAATTGATTTTTCATTATTTAATTTGATTTATGATTTTATGGTGAATACGCTTCTTTCAGCGATAAAATGGTTTGCGAATCTCGATTTTGCTTTCTTTAAAAATATTCCGATGACTTTGCTGGAAGCGTCTTTATTGCTGCTGTCCTTTTACTTTTTAAGAGATGTTTTATTGAAAAAAGATTTTAAAAGTGCAGTACGTTTCAGTTATGGCATGCTCATATTTTTTGCCTTAAGGATTTCCCTGAATTTTTATCATTACCAAAGGGATGAAGTATTGGCAACAAGTTATTTTCGGGATATTGTTCTAGTCTCAAAACATCATGGCGAGGCTGTCTTTTACATTAGGGAAAAATCGAAACCGGACAAAATTGAAAAGTATATCGTTGAGTCGTATTTGAATTCACGCCGGATTAAAGATTTCAAAATTGAAACAGTAAAGCCTAATGTTTCAGCTGTAAAAATTGGAAAAAAAGTCTATAAATTAGATGATTAA
- the lpxB gene encoding lipid-A-disaccharide synthase — protein sequence MKYYIIAGEASGDLHGSNLMKAIKNQEPEAKFRFWGGDLMAEVTGEKPVKHYRDLAFMGFLEVAMNLKTILTNIKFCKEDIKNYKPDVLVLIDYPGFNLRIAKFAKELGIRVVYYISPQLWAWKEGRVEIIKKYVDDMLVILPFEKDFYKKHDVDAHFVGHPLLDAISDLSEINAEKFKKENSLNDREIIALLPGSRKQEVEKMLEIMLSVRPYFGDYQFVIAGAPSLPKSFYQKYVDENVHFVSNKTYDLLRCSRAALVTSGTATLETALLNVPEVVCYKSSRISYEIGKRLVKNIKFISLVNLIMDREIVTELIQNELNTNRLVGELKSILDGSRRGQILNDYQQLRERLGGQGASENAAKIITTKK from the coding sequence ATGAAATACTACATCATCGCGGGAGAAGCCTCCGGAGATCTGCACGGAAGCAATCTAATGAAAGCCATTAAAAATCAGGAGCCAGAAGCCAAGTTCAGATTTTGGGGCGGCGATTTAATGGCTGAAGTTACCGGCGAAAAGCCCGTAAAGCACTACCGTGATCTTGCATTCATGGGCTTTCTGGAAGTGGCGATGAACCTGAAAACCATTCTCACAAATATAAAATTCTGCAAAGAAGATATTAAGAATTATAAGCCTGATGTTTTGGTATTGATTGACTATCCGGGATTTAATCTTCGCATTGCCAAATTCGCCAAAGAATTGGGAATAAGGGTAGTTTATTACATTTCACCGCAACTTTGGGCCTGGAAAGAAGGCCGCGTTGAAATCATCAAAAAATACGTTGATGATATGCTGGTGATTTTGCCTTTTGAGAAAGATTTCTATAAAAAACATGACGTTGATGCGCATTTTGTGGGACATCCGTTGCTGGACGCGATTTCAGATTTGTCGGAAATTAATGCTGAAAAATTCAAAAAAGAAAATAGTCTTAACGATAGGGAAATCATCGCATTACTGCCGGGTTCCCGAAAGCAGGAAGTTGAAAAGATGCTGGAAATAATGCTTTCGGTCCGTCCATATTTTGGGGATTACCAATTTGTGATTGCCGGCGCGCCAAGTTTGCCAAAAAGTTTTTACCAAAAATATGTGGATGAAAACGTGCATTTTGTTTCCAATAAAACGTACGATTTATTAAGGTGTTCCAGGGCAGCGCTCGTCACTTCGGGAACAGCGACATTGGAAACCGCTCTGCTGAACGTGCCGGAAGTGGTTTGCTATAAATCCAGCAGAATCTCCTATGAAATCGGTAAACGCCTGGTGAAAAATATCAAATTTATTTCTCTCGTCAATTTAATTATGGACAGGGAAATTGTGACGGAACTGATTCAGAATGAATTAAATACAAACCGCCTGGTCGGTGAATTAAAATCAATACTTGACGGAAGCCGCAGGGGACAGATTTTGAACGATTATCAGCAACTCCGCGAAAGGCTCGGTGGACAAGGTGCCAGCGAAAATGCTGCAAAAATTATCACCACAAAAAAATAA
- a CDS encoding DUF2480 family protein, giving the protein MSEDFEIKNKVAESGLINFDLSSLVPKGERIGIDLKDFLYEGLILKEKDFREKVAAVNSQDYNGAYVYIYNSAEAIVPLWAYFLLTAKLTDSAKKVVFGNREDLEVLLMHSVMQTHDFSELEGKRVLVKGCSDESIPENAYIELVEQLKPLVKSLMFGEACSNVPIFKN; this is encoded by the coding sequence ATGTCTGAAGATTTTGAAATAAAAAATAAAGTGGCTGAGAGCGGTTTAATAAATTTCGACCTCTCTTCTCTCGTACCAAAAGGGGAAAGAATAGGTATTGACCTGAAAGATTTTCTGTACGAAGGCCTGATTTTAAAGGAAAAGGACTTTCGTGAAAAAGTAGCTGCGGTTAATTCCCAAGATTATAACGGGGCTTACGTATACATTTACAACTCTGCAGAAGCAATCGTCCCGCTTTGGGCTTACTTTCTGCTAACCGCAAAACTTACGGACAGCGCAAAAAAAGTGGTTTTCGGCAACCGTGAAGATCTGGAAGTTTTATTGATGCACAGTGTAATGCAAACCCATGATTTTTCTGAATTGGAAGGAAAAAGAGTCTTGGTAAAAGGCTGCAGCGACGAATCAATTCCGGAAAATGCCTATATCGAACTGGTGGAACAGCTGAAACCACTGGTAAAATCGCTGATGTTTGGGGAGGCGTGTTCTAATGTGCCGATTTTTAAGAATTAG